ATAGCCCGGATCGCGGCGATGCTCCAGGTTGGCCTGATTCTATGGGGCTGGGCACTCTCTCAGTCTCCTTTTTTCCTGCAAGGCGACATGACCGTCTCCGAAGCAGCGGCAGCACCGCCAGTTCTATGGGCACTAATTGGTGCAACAGTCGCTGGACTTCTCGTGTTGTTTCCTTCGATTTGGTATATGATGCAAACCTTTAAAGCCAACAATGAAGATATCCCATTACATTAACGGCGGCTTCCCATAGATAACAGCGCAGGGACCGGAGCGCCCGGGAGTGGGCAGTAGATGTCTACAAAACTGAAAACTTCGGAGCCCATCAAGTTAATGCAGTTTTCGTATTCCACGGCGGGATCGACTTCCCCCCAAAATTAAGGACTGAGTGAGGAACAAAATGAGCGTGATGGATCTGACAAACGTAGTCAAAGCCGGCCCGCCTGGTAAGCAGCCAGAGGTCGAGCTCTCTCTTGATGGAACGGCCGTCGCTGCAAGCGAAGGTGAGCTTCTGGTCGAGGCGATCCTCAGGCACAAAGAAATTCCTCATATCTGCTATCACTCGCCCCTCATGGGACCCATTCAGACCTGCGACACCTGCCTCGTTGAGGTAGATGGGCAGCTCGTCCGCTCATGCGGGACCAAAGTAGGTGCGCACATGAAGGTGATGACCGAGTCGAAGCGCGCGAAGGATGCCCGCTCGGAAGCCTTCGATGTGATCCTCGGCAATCACATGCTCTATTGCACCGTCTGCGACAACAACAACGAAAATTGCAGGGTGCACAATACCGCGCTTGCCCTCAATGTCCAGCATCAGGAGCATCCCTTCACGCCCAAGCCGTATGAAGTGGACATGTCCAATCCGTTCTATCGCTATGATCCCAGTCAGTGCATTCTATGCGGCCAATGCGTTCAGGCGTGCCAGACTGTCCAGGTCAATGAGACCCTCTCGATCGGTTGGGAGCTGGAGCATCCGCGCGTTCTCTGGGACGGTGGTATGCAGATTGGTGGCTCCAGCTGCGTCTCCTGCGGCCACTGCATCACCGTTTGCCCCTGCAATGCTTTGATGGAGAAATCCATGCTGAGCGAAGCGGGCTTTCTCAGCGGCATGCCGAAAGAATCTCTGAACAAGATGATCGATGTGGTCAAGGCCATTGAGCCGGAGATGGGCTACGGGGCCATTATGCAGGTCTCGCAGACCGAGGCGAAGATGCGCGAGGAGCGCATCAAGAAGACGAAGACGGTCTGCACCTACTGCGGCGTCGGCTGCAGCTATGATGTCTGGACCAAGGACCGCAAAATCCTCAAGATCGCTCCCCTACATGGCGACGCCAACCAGATTTCCACTTGCGTTAAGGGCAAGTTCGGTTGGGATTATGTGAACCATAAGGACCGCCTGCAAAAACCGCTTATCCGCGAAGGCCGTGGTTTTCGCGAGGCGAGCTGGGAAGAGGCGCTAAGTCTTGTGGCAACGAAGCTGGGCACGATCAAGCAGCAGTATGGCCCGGATTCGATTGCGATCATCGCCTCGTCAAAGACCACAAACGAAGAAGTCTATGTTATGCAGAAATTCGCTCGTGCCGTGCTGGGGACCAACAACGTCGATAACTGCTCGCGTTACTGCCAATCGCCCGCAACGACGGGGCTGTTTCGGACCGTCGGGTACGGGGGCGACTCGGGCGGGATCGAGAATATCGCGAGGTCCGGGCTGGTACTGATCGTTGGCAGCCAGACGGCAGATAGCCATCCGGTTCTTGCAACACGTGTCAAGCGGGCGCACAAGCTTCACGGTCAGAGGTTGATTGTTGCGGATCCGCGCGAGCACGAGATGACGCAGCGCGCGGATATCCACTTCCGCCCGCGTCCCGGCACGGACCTGGTGTGGATTTCGGCGATGAGCCGTTACATGCTCGACAACGGCCACGCCAAGCTCGATTTTCTGGACAACTGGGTGAATGGCCTCGACGAGTTTCGCAAGAGCCTCGAGCCGTTCACGATGGAATACGCGGCCAAGACCTGCGATGTGCCCCTGGAAACGCTGGAGCGGGTCGCCAAGGAACTGGCTGCGGCAAGAAGTATCGCGATCCTGTGGGCGATGGGAATTACCCAGCACACACGCGCCTCGGATGGATCGACGGCCCTCTCGAACCTGCTGTTGATCACCGGCAATTACATGCGCGACGAGGGCGGAGCGTATCCGCTGCGCGGCCATAACAATGTGCAGGGAGCAGGCGATATCGGCGCGGCGCCGGATGTGTATCCCGGCTACCAGAGTGTGACCGATCCGGAGATTCGCAAGAAGTTTGAAGAAGGTTGGGGCGTGGCCCTGGCGCCGGAACGGGGCATGGACAACCACGAGATGGTGGATGCGATGCACGAAGGCAAGCTGAGGGCGATGTACCTTGCGGGCGAGGACATGATCTCTGCTGATTCCAACGCGAACCATGTGGCCGGCGCCTTTGAAAAGCTGGATTTCTTTGTGGTTCAGGACATCTTCTTCAGCGAGACCTGCCGGTATGCCGACGTTATTCTGCCTGGTGCTCCGGCGCTGGAAAAAGAAGGTACGTTCAGCAGCACGGAGCGGCGTATCCAGAGGCTCTACCAGGCGCTGCCGGAGTTGGGCGACAGCCGCGCCGACTGGAAGATCACGCAGGATATTGCTAACCGCATGGGCGCTAACTGGAACTACCAGCATCCATCGGAGATCATGGCGGAGATGGCTTCTCTGACGCCTCTTTATGAGGGCGTCAGCTATGACAGGCTGGAAGGCTATAAGACGCTGCAGTGGCCCGTGGCGCCTGACGGCACGGACCAGCCTGTCCTCTATCTCAACGGTTTCCCATTCCCCGATAACAAGGCAAGGCTCTATCCGCTGGAGTTCCATGAGCCAGAGGAGGCGCCGGATCGCGATTTCGATCTTTTCCTGAACAATGGCCGCCTGTTAGAGCATTTCCACGAAGGCAACATGACGTACCGGGTTTCCGGTATTCAGGAGGAGACACCCGAGAGATACCTCGAGATCTCTGAAGAACTGGCGCACGAGCGCGACATTGAGTCCGGACGCTGGGTGCGCGTGACCAGCCGTCACGGCTCGCTGGTGATCAAGGCACTGGTGACCAACCGAGTCTTCGGTAAACAGGTTTACCTTCCGCATTTGTCGCAAGAGGGACCGATCAATATCCTGACCGGTTCGCATGCGGATGTCGCCACTAATACTCCGGCGTTCAAGGAGACGGCGGTCCGCATCAAGCTTCTACCGGAACAGGGCTCAAATCCGTTGAAACCGCTTAACCCCCGCTTCTCCGGCAAGCCGACTCCCCAAACGGGAGTGGAGGTAGAGCGTAAGTGGAGGCGTAAGGACTATTACATGCCGGGCACGGAAAAGCTAGTTCAAATTCAACCGCGGAAAGGCGGGTCATCCTATGACGGTCGCTGTTGATTTTAGGGAGTTCACACCGGTCGATTCGCGTGGAGACCTGATTCGCAGGGTTGAGCAGGCTCCAATCGAACACGCAGAGGCTGTGCTGGCCGCATATGACCTGCTGCAGCGGCTGCACGAAAAGGGTTTGCTTGATTTGTTAAACGGGCTGCTGAGTGCGGGCGACACAGTCGTCAACCATGTGGTGGATGTCGTCAGCTCGAAGGAGATGGTAACAGCGCTCCGCATAGGGCTGACCTTCAGCAACCTGCTCACCTTGATCGATGCAGATGCATTGCACGCAGTGATTGCAGAGGCCGGAAAGGAAACTCCATCGTTGCTGGCGCTTGGGAAGCAGGCAGCGTCGAAGGATGCGCGCCGCGGCCTGGCGACGGCAGTGGGGTTGCTTAATGTTTTTGGAGCCGCCCTGAGCAAGCAGCAAACAGAAAAGGATCGCTAAAGTGCGTCTGAAAGCCGGCGTTTGCATGTGAGATGAGTTGCTGGCAAGCGTCGCCATCCGACTCACTAATTCGTTTGCTGAGCCAGGCTGGAACGCGCGATCCAGCTCTTCGGCAACTTCTGGGGAGAAATAGCTTAAGCAATGTCGATCCTTACCTCCATTTCGTCGGTTGAAGAGAGGGCGCCCCTGACGCGCCGGAGGCTCATCGATAAGCATGGCCGCACCATCACCGACCTGCGCGTTTCCATCACTGACCGCTGCAACTACCGGTGCGTCTACTGCCGCACGGGTAACCAAGGCGCAGTCTACTCCGAACTATCAATCGCGGAGTATCTGCGCATGGTACGTGTTTTCGTCGAGCTGGGAATCGAGAAGGTCCGGCTGACGGGCGGTGAGCCGTTGCTGCGCAAAGGACTGCTGGAGTTAGTGTATGAGCTGAGGCGATTACGGACGCCTGTCGAAACGGCGAGCGGGCGGCCTCTCGACCTGGCCTTAACCACCAACGGGCACCTCCTCGCGGAGCTGGCGCAGCCATTGCGCGATGCAGGACTGAACCGGGTCACGGTGAGCATGGACGCGGTGGTCCCTGACACATTCGCTCGCATCACGCGCGTGCCCGGCAGCTTCGACCGTGTGGTCGTCGGGGTTCGCGCCGCCAAGCAGGCCGGCTTCGACCAAATCAAGGTAAACTGCGTGCTGCTGCGCGGTTTCAACGACGACCAAATCGTTCCCTTCGCGAAGTTTTCCCGCGAGGAAGGCGTTATCGTCCGGTTCATCGAATTCATGCCGCTTGAAGAAGACCGCTGCTGGTCGCTGGACACCGTCCTTCCGCTCGAGGAAGTGAAGGCGCGGCTGGAAGCTTTCCGTCCACTGGTACAGTTGCCACCAAATGCCGCCAGTGAAACAGCCATACGATACACCTTCGATGACGGCGTCGGCGAAATCGGGATCATAGCACCAGTCTCGCAGGCCTTCTGCGGCCATTGCAGCCGCGTGCGGCTGACTTCTGACGGCAAAATCCGAACATGCCTCTTCTCGCAGTCCGACCATGACTTGTACGGAGTGTTGCAGCGTGGAGGCAGCGATGCGGAGATGGCAGCATTTATCGAGCGCACAATTCAGCATAAGGAAGCCCGCCACCACATCGGCGAACCCGCCTTCCTCAAGCCCTCTCGCAGCATGGTCCACATCGGCGGTTAACGGCTGGTCCGCGGCTCACTTATTTTCAATACTTGCTGCGGCTTATCCTGCTCTGTTGTCCGTTCGGAGACTGGGCCAATTTGCGGAAATTGCAACGAATTCGAAGGATTCATTGCGATTGGGCCTGAATCGCTAACACGCCAAGAGAAACGATCGCACTGGCCCGCCACTTTGTTCTCGATCCCGAGCAACCGC
This Tunturibacter gelidoferens DNA region includes the following protein-coding sequences:
- the moaA gene encoding GTP 3',8-cyclase MoaA; translated protein: MSILTSISSVEERAPLTRRRLIDKHGRTITDLRVSITDRCNYRCVYCRTGNQGAVYSELSIAEYLRMVRVFVELGIEKVRLTGGEPLLRKGLLELVYELRRLRTPVETASGRPLDLALTTNGHLLAELAQPLRDAGLNRVTVSMDAVVPDTFARITRVPGSFDRVVVGVRAAKQAGFDQIKVNCVLLRGFNDDQIVPFAKFSREEGVIVRFIEFMPLEEDRCWSLDTVLPLEEVKARLEAFRPLVQLPPNAASETAIRYTFDDGVGEIGIIAPVSQAFCGHCSRVRLTSDGKIRTCLFSQSDHDLYGVLQRGGSDAEMAAFIERTIQHKEARHHIGEPAFLKPSRSMVHIGG
- the fdhF gene encoding formate dehydrogenase subunit alpha, coding for MDLTNVVKAGPPGKQPEVELSLDGTAVAASEGELLVEAILRHKEIPHICYHSPLMGPIQTCDTCLVEVDGQLVRSCGTKVGAHMKVMTESKRAKDARSEAFDVILGNHMLYCTVCDNNNENCRVHNTALALNVQHQEHPFTPKPYEVDMSNPFYRYDPSQCILCGQCVQACQTVQVNETLSIGWELEHPRVLWDGGMQIGGSSCVSCGHCITVCPCNALMEKSMLSEAGFLSGMPKESLNKMIDVVKAIEPEMGYGAIMQVSQTEAKMREERIKKTKTVCTYCGVGCSYDVWTKDRKILKIAPLHGDANQISTCVKGKFGWDYVNHKDRLQKPLIREGRGFREASWEEALSLVATKLGTIKQQYGPDSIAIIASSKTTNEEVYVMQKFARAVLGTNNVDNCSRYCQSPATTGLFRTVGYGGDSGGIENIARSGLVLIVGSQTADSHPVLATRVKRAHKLHGQRLIVADPREHEMTQRADIHFRPRPGTDLVWISAMSRYMLDNGHAKLDFLDNWVNGLDEFRKSLEPFTMEYAAKTCDVPLETLERVAKELAAARSIAILWAMGITQHTRASDGSTALSNLLLITGNYMRDEGGAYPLRGHNNVQGAGDIGAAPDVYPGYQSVTDPEIRKKFEEGWGVALAPERGMDNHEMVDAMHEGKLRAMYLAGEDMISADSNANHVAGAFEKLDFFVVQDIFFSETCRYADVILPGAPALEKEGTFSSTERRIQRLYQALPELGDSRADWKITQDIANRMGANWNYQHPSEIMAEMASLTPLYEGVSYDRLEGYKTLQWPVAPDGTDQPVLYLNGFPFPDNKARLYPLEFHEPEEAPDRDFDLFLNNGRLLEHFHEGNMTYRVSGIQEETPERYLEISEELAHERDIESGRWVRVTSRHGSLVIKALVTNRVFGKQVYLPHLSQEGPINILTGSHADVATNTPAFKETAVRIKLLPEQGSNPLKPLNPRFSGKPTPQTGVEVERKWRRKDYYMPGTEKLVQIQPRKGGSSYDGRC